The Nostoc sp. 'Lobaria pulmonaria (5183) cyanobiont' genome window below encodes:
- a CDS encoding chromophore lyase CpcT/CpeT, giving the protein MTIAPSESSTNASDLLTLACWMAGDFSNYKQSFANPQLYAHIHIFFRPLPIEFFSGIGFYSEQAYDHDLWTPYRQGVHRLVDWGDRIYIENYSLKDQMLYAGAARELDILKTITPESIERRYHCSMVFQREGEMFRGSVEPGNQCLIKRNGCQTYLVSEVEITERTWISLDKGMDIETHKQIWGSTAGPLQFEKRESFADELRAVSALC; this is encoded by the coding sequence GTGACGATAGCGCCCAGCGAATCTAGCACCAACGCTAGCGATTTGCTCACCTTAGCCTGTTGGATGGCAGGAGATTTTAGCAACTACAAGCAATCTTTTGCAAATCCGCAACTTTACGCCCACATTCACATTTTTTTCCGTCCTTTACCGATTGAATTTTTTTCTGGCATCGGTTTCTATTCTGAACAAGCTTATGACCACGATTTATGGACACCCTATCGTCAGGGAGTACATAGACTAGTCGATTGGGGCGATCGCATTTATATCGAAAATTACAGCTTGAAAGACCAGATGCTTTATGCCGGTGCAGCTCGTGAATTAGATATCCTCAAAACCATCACCCCAGAAAGCATCGAACGGCGTTATCACTGTTCAATGGTTTTCCAACGAGAAGGTGAAATGTTTCGAGGCAGTGTGGAACCGGGCAATCAATGTCTGATTAAACGCAATGGATGCCAGACATATCTTGTCAGCGAAGTAGAAATAACCGAGCGTACTTGGATAAGTCTAGATAAAGGTATGGATATTGAAACCCACAAGCAAATATGGGGATCTACTGCTGGTCCATTACAATTTGAAAAACGGGAAAGTTTTGCTGATGAATTACGTGCGGTGAGCGCATTATGTTGA
- a CDS encoding M20 family metallopeptidase → MVSTFPNPSSVDLSRIRLSIRSLQPQLVEWRRRLHQQPELGFQEKLTAEFVSQKLQEWGIEHETGIAHTGIVATIKGDKLTTPQVLAIRADMDALPIQELNEVPYKSQHDGVMHACGHDGHTAIALGTAYYLQQHRQDFSGIVKIIFQPAEESPGGAKPMIEAGVLKNPDVDAIIGLHLWNNLPLGTVGVRAGALMAAVECFNCTILGKGGHGALPHQTVDSVVVAAQIVNALQTIVARNVNPIDSAVVTVGELHAGTKRNVIADTARMSATVRYFNPSLKGFFNQRVEQIIAGICQSHGANYDLEYWSLYPPVINDIKIAELVRSVAEEVVETPVGIVPECQTMAAEDMSFFLEEVPGCYFFLGSANPAKDLAYPHHHPRFDFDETALAMGVEIFVRCVEKYFVST, encoded by the coding sequence ATGGTTTCCACCTTTCCCAATCCCTCTTCTGTTGATCTATCTCGCATTCGACTTTCGATCCGCTCATTGCAACCGCAGTTAGTAGAGTGGCGGCGGCGATTGCATCAACAACCAGAGTTGGGTTTTCAAGAAAAACTGACTGCTGAGTTTGTATCACAAAAGCTGCAAGAATGGGGAATTGAGCATGAAACTGGCATTGCCCACACTGGCATTGTTGCCACCATCAAAGGCGACAAACTCACCACTCCCCAAGTTTTAGCGATTCGCGCGGATATGGATGCTTTGCCAATCCAAGAACTCAACGAAGTGCCGTACAAATCGCAGCATGATGGAGTGATGCACGCTTGTGGGCATGATGGACATACAGCGATCGCTTTAGGTACAGCTTATTATCTCCAGCAGCATCGTCAAGACTTTTCCGGTATCGTGAAAATTATCTTTCAGCCAGCGGAAGAATCACCAGGAGGCGCAAAGCCGATGATTGAAGCTGGAGTTCTGAAAAATCCAGATGTTGATGCGATTATTGGTTTGCACTTGTGGAATAATTTGCCTTTAGGAACAGTCGGTGTGCGGGCTGGGGCATTAATGGCAGCTGTGGAATGCTTTAACTGCACAATTTTGGGCAAAGGTGGACACGGCGCACTACCTCATCAAACTGTTGATTCCGTTGTTGTTGCTGCCCAAATTGTCAATGCTTTGCAAACCATTGTCGCTCGGAATGTTAATCCCATTGATTCAGCAGTAGTGACAGTGGGAGAACTTCACGCTGGAACCAAGCGTAATGTAATTGCTGATACAGCGAGAATGAGTGCTACTGTTAGATATTTTAATCCTAGTTTGAAAGGCTTTTTTAACCAGCGTGTCGAGCAGATTATTGCTGGAATTTGTCAGAGTCATGGTGCAAATTATGATTTAGAATATTGGTCACTTTATCCCCCAGTAATTAATGATATAAAAATAGCAGAACTAGTGCGATCTGTAGCAGAAGAAGTTGTAGAAACTCCTGTGGGGATTGTGCCAGAATGCCAAACTATGGCTGCTGAAGATATGTCATTTTTCTTAGAAGAGGTTCCTGGTTGTTATTTCTTTCTAGGTTCTGCTAACCCCGCGAAAGACTTAGCATATCCCCATCATCATCCCCGGTTTGATTTTGACGAAACCGCCTTGGCAATGGGTGTAGAAATATTTGTTAGATGCGTGGAAAAGTACTTTGTTTCAACTTAA
- a CDS encoding phycobilisome rod-core linker polypeptide, giving the protein MSLWAIDSPTIELRPNTSESELQTLIQAVYKQVLGNAHLLESERLATAESQLRDRKISVREFVNAVAKSELYQSLFFNSSSQYRFIELNFKHLLGRPPADQAEIAEHVRIYNEQGYDGEIESYIDSNEYQQNFGENIVPYVRSTSSQIGIKNVTFNRTFSLVRGFASSDTDRKAKLIGDIGSNFPTSIKAPAAGSSVSSTDKRFLIKVVKGAGNLRTRLGNMEYVVNYNQLSGQVQNIHRTGGKIISITEVA; this is encoded by the coding sequence ATGTCACTTTGGGCTATTGATTCACCGACTATTGAGCTGCGTCCGAACACCAGCGAAAGTGAATTACAAACACTGATTCAGGCCGTTTACAAACAGGTTTTGGGTAATGCTCACTTGTTAGAAAGTGAGCGACTAGCCACTGCTGAATCGCAATTGCGCGATCGCAAAATCAGCGTCCGCGAATTCGTCAACGCCGTTGCCAAATCAGAACTCTATCAATCCCTGTTTTTCAACTCTTCTTCTCAGTATCGGTTCATTGAACTGAACTTCAAACATCTACTAGGGCGTCCTCCTGCCGATCAAGCAGAAATTGCCGAACACGTCCGCATCTACAACGAACAGGGCTATGATGGTGAGATCGAATCCTATATCGATAGCAACGAATATCAGCAGAATTTTGGGGAGAATATTGTTCCCTATGTTCGCAGCACAAGTTCCCAAATAGGAATTAAGAATGTTACCTTTAACCGCACCTTTAGCTTAGTGAGAGGATTCGCTAGCAGTGATACTGATCGCAAAGCCAAACTGATCGGTGATATCGGTTCCAATTTCCCCACATCCATCAAGGCTCCCGCCGCTGGTTCTAGTGTCAGCAGCACCGACAAACGCTTTTTGATTAAGGTTGTCAAAGGTGCAGGTAATCTCCGTACTCGTCTGGGCAACATGGAATATGTAGTTAACTACAACCAACTGTCTGGACAAGTGCAAAACATTCATCGGACAGGCGGCAAAATTATCAGTATCACTGAAGTTGCTTAG
- a CDS encoding phycobiliprotein lyase: MEITEFFELSIGRWRSQRSAHHLAFAHFEEVLSNIDIESLSTNDPAVVAICQLYNTEPASITHPFRMTWEGESDWDDKAISGSTVLVPIPDVENPSRGKLLRDKGYAETIPAVAKYHLSDDGIFTLLTEYELAAAEERIWFANPNLRFRVAMIKTSDGKGVTTASFSSEIRSLSN, translated from the coding sequence ATGGAAATTACTGAATTTTTTGAACTTTCTATTGGACGATGGCGATCGCAGCGTAGCGCTCATCATTTAGCATTCGCCCATTTTGAAGAAGTATTGTCTAACATTGACATTGAGTCTTTATCCACCAACGATCCAGCAGTGGTAGCAATCTGTCAATTGTATAACACTGAACCCGCCAGTATTACTCACCCCTTTCGGATGACTTGGGAAGGTGAGTCAGACTGGGACGATAAAGCAATCTCTGGCAGTACTGTGCTAGTACCAATTCCCGATGTCGAAAATCCTTCTAGAGGAAAACTCCTGCGGGACAAAGGGTACGCTGAAACAATTCCAGCAGTGGCTAAATATCATCTGAGTGACGATGGTATTTTTACCCTGCTAACAGAGTATGAACTCGCTGCTGCTGAGGAGCGAATTTGGTTTGCTAATCCAAATCTCAGATTTCGGGTAGCGATGATTAAAACCAGTGATGGTAAAGGTGTGACAACCGCTTCCTTTTCTTCAGAGATTCGCTCTTTGTCAAATTAA
- a CDS encoding 15,16-dihydrobiliverdin:ferredoxin oxidoreductase translates to MYKPFLEFLEKELFQRFDLQSRVIPPGLEFKISDRGRNPATIRSWCHQCQELRKIRYTYIDAGESAQIFNSVIYPSHHYDLPLLGIDFLSFGKVKNLIVLDFQPLFQDEDYQKKYIVPLKSLHDKYPDLAQNLEMKFYDANQYFSKYLLFAKTDPQTVATRVFEAFQDYLNLYWQMLADAKPLQDPEDIQRIVKVQKDYDQYSADRDPASGLFSSYFGHEWAERFLHEFLFEDAVPLAVSGSKR, encoded by the coding sequence ATGTATAAGCCTTTCCTGGAATTTTTAGAAAAAGAGCTATTTCAGCGGTTTGATTTACAAAGTAGGGTCATTCCCCCTGGTTTGGAATTCAAAATTAGCGATCGCGGCAGAAACCCAGCAACTATTCGCAGTTGGTGTCACCAATGTCAAGAGTTGCGGAAAATTCGCTATACCTACATTGATGCTGGGGAAAGCGCTCAAATTTTTAACAGCGTGATTTATCCCAGTCATCACTATGATTTACCTTTGTTAGGGATTGATTTTTTATCCTTTGGTAAAGTCAAAAACCTGATTGTGCTTGACTTTCAACCTTTATTTCAGGATGAAGATTATCAAAAAAAATATATAGTTCCGCTGAAATCTCTTCATGATAAATACCCGGATTTGGCACAAAACTTAGAAATGAAGTTTTACGATGCCAACCAGTATTTTTCTAAATACCTATTGTTTGCCAAAACAGATCCCCAAACAGTGGCAACACGAGTATTTGAAGCTTTTCAGGATTATTTAAACTTGTATTGGCAAATGTTAGCAGATGCCAAACCGCTCCAAGACCCTGAAGATATCCAGCGGATTGTCAAAGTCCAAAAAGACTATGACCAATATAGTGCAGACCGCGACCCAGCATCTGGTTTGTTTAGCAGTTACTTTGGTCATGAATGGGCAGAGCGCTTTCTCCATGAGTTCTTATTTGAAGATGCTGTTCCCCTAGCAGTCAGTGGCAGTAAAAGATAA
- a CDS encoding phycobilisome protein gives MTQLSETVKELIAKARIVSFAEWEQSHPKAAIAIFQAADDAFRYLSDEDLLQIISLSPDNSALIPVAVLLRDRAAEIVDEAREQVLATYPEIIQPGGGLYPPERAQACWRDFWHFLRCITYGIAGGHTEYTNPTGLHYMNLLYQELQVPLDAMVLGLKSIKAASLKRSQADQQQILAPYFDHLISQLATFQIQ, from the coding sequence ATGACTCAATTAAGCGAAACCGTTAAAGAATTAATCGCCAAAGCTAGAATTGTCAGCTTTGCTGAGTGGGAACAGTCCCATCCAAAAGCAGCGATCGCTATATTTCAAGCTGCGGATGATGCTTTTCGGTATCTGAGCGACGAAGATTTATTGCAGATTATAAGCTTGTCACCGGATAATTCAGCCTTGATTCCTGTTGCTGTGTTATTACGCGATCGCGCAGCCGAAATTGTTGATGAAGCTAGGGAACAGGTTTTGGCGACTTATCCTGAAATTATCCAGCCTGGAGGCGGTCTTTATCCACCTGAACGCGCCCAAGCTTGCTGGCGAGATTTCTGGCATTTTCTCCGCTGTATTACCTATGGCATAGCAGGTGGCCACACTGAATATACAAATCCCACAGGATTGCACTATATGAATTTGCTCTATCAGGAATTACAAGTTCCATTGGATGCAATGGTTTTAGGGTTAAAAAGCATCAAGGCTGCTAGTTTGAAACGCTCTCAAGCCGATCAGCAGCAAATTCTTGCTCCCTATTTTGACCATTTAATCAGCCAATTGGCTACTTTCCAAATTCAGTAG
- a CDS encoding CpeR family transcriptional regulator produces the protein MLIQFESVKTKMLPPLAEKKMRCWIRSRHLICSGNFFIFETLEYTTIERFSECVTSLGGTVISVDPVNKIWMGDHRQVILYQAKASLHTPHHTLKQYWIKYGGFYTRFDERA, from the coding sequence ATGTTGATTCAGTTTGAATCTGTTAAAACCAAAATGTTGCCTCCACTGGCTGAAAAAAAGATGCGCTGCTGGATTCGCAGCCGCCATTTGATTTGTTCGGGTAACTTTTTTATATTCGAGACATTAGAATATACAACGATTGAGAGATTTTCTGAATGCGTTACTTCTTTAGGAGGGACAGTAATATCCGTTGACCCGGTTAATAAAATTTGGATGGGCGATCATCGCCAAGTTATTTTATATCAGGCAAAAGCTAGTTTACATACACCTCATCATACTTTGAAACAATACTGGATAAAATACGGTGGTTTCTACACTAGATTTGATGAGCGTGCTTGA
- a CDS encoding phycobilisome rod-core linker polypeptide — MQIFLDDETRRRQYQAFPQTEPIELWTTASVDDIEIVIRAVYRQVLGNAYIMESERLIVPESQLKQGIIDVREFVRQVAKSELYRSRFFDNVYRYRAIELNFKHLLGRAPDDYSETKHHSNILDEKGFEADIDSYLDSDEYLDAFGENIVPYYRGYKTQNGKKILEFTNMLQLARSNSSSDKNLATNNEPQLVRSLITNAPYGRQKLTDISALLAEIFKPKPETAAPVNPFIAASTAAEESLRQKIQEQESQITTLQQQLADLRPFANIGTTKFSSSWQSSSLPTSTGEYTSLQQQADAQEKQIAALQEQIADARRSATIGEARLNKWRSRVFNG; from the coding sequence ATGCAGATTTTCCTAGACGACGAAACCAGACGACGCCAATATCAAGCATTTCCCCAAACAGAACCCATCGAACTGTGGACTACTGCTTCAGTTGATGACATTGAAATTGTAATTCGGGCAGTTTATCGGCAAGTGTTGGGTAATGCCTACATCATGGAAAGTGAGCGGCTCATAGTTCCAGAATCCCAACTCAAGCAAGGCATAATCGATGTCCGTGAGTTTGTGCGTCAAGTTGCCAAATCAGAGTTATATCGCTCCAGATTTTTTGATAACGTTTATCGCTACCGGGCAATTGAACTGAACTTTAAGCACCTGCTGGGTCGCGCTCCCGATGATTACTCCGAGACTAAACATCACAGCAACATTCTCGATGAGAAGGGTTTTGAGGCGGATATTGATTCTTATCTTGATAGTGACGAGTATCTAGATGCCTTTGGCGAGAACATAGTGCCATATTACCGGGGTTATAAAACTCAAAACGGCAAAAAGATATTGGAATTTACCAATATGTTGCAACTGGCGCGGAGCAACTCTAGCAGTGATAAAAACTTAGCAACGAATAATGAACCTCAACTGGTGCGATCGCTAATTACCAACGCTCCTTACGGTAGACAGAAACTCACGGATATTAGTGCATTGCTGGCTGAAATATTCAAGCCGAAGCCAGAAACTGCTGCTCCAGTTAATCCATTTATTGCAGCTTCCACAGCAGCCGAGGAAAGCTTACGGCAAAAGATTCAAGAGCAAGAAAGCCAGATTACAACTTTGCAACAACAATTAGCAGACTTACGACCATTTGCCAATATTGGGACAACAAAATTTAGTAGTAGTTGGCAGTCTTCTAGTTTGCCGACTAGCACAGGTGAATATACATCTTTGCAACAGCAAGCTGACGCCCAAGAAAAACAAATTGCAGCTTTGCAAGAGCAAATTGCTGATGCTCGACGGTCTGCAACAATTGGGGAAGCCCGGTTGAATAAGTGGCGCAGTCGCGTTTTTAATGGCTAA
- a CDS encoding phycoerythrobilin:ferredoxin oxidoreductase, which produces MTLYQPFLDYAIAYMRSRLDLQSYPIPTGFESKSAVVGKGKNQEEVVTTSYAFQTAKLRQIRAAHVQGGNSLQVLNFVIFPRLNYDLPFFGADLVTLPGGHLIALDMQPLFRDDLAYQAKYTEPILPIFHAHQQHLSWGGDFPEEAQPFFSPAFLWTRPQETAVVETQVFAAFKDYLKAYLDFVEQAEAVTDSQSLVAIEQAQLRYLRYRAEKDPARGMFKRFYGAEWTEEYIHGFLFDLERKLTAIN; this is translated from the coding sequence GTGACACTCTATCAGCCATTTCTCGATTATGCGATCGCTTATATGCGATCGCGCTTAGATTTACAGTCCTATCCTATCCCCACTGGGTTTGAGTCCAAGAGTGCTGTTGTGGGCAAGGGAAAGAATCAGGAAGAAGTTGTCACCACCAGTTATGCCTTTCAAACTGCAAAATTGCGGCAAATTCGGGCAGCTCACGTACAGGGTGGTAATTCGCTGCAAGTGCTGAATTTTGTGATTTTTCCGCGCCTCAACTACGATTTACCCTTTTTTGGGGCAGATTTGGTGACATTGCCAGGAGGACATCTAATTGCTTTGGATATGCAGCCCCTATTTCGGGACGATCTAGCATATCAGGCAAAATATACTGAACCAATTCTGCCGATTTTCCACGCCCACCAACAACATCTGTCTTGGGGAGGAGATTTTCCCGAAGAAGCACAGCCTTTTTTCTCTCCCGCTTTTCTGTGGACTCGTCCCCAAGAAACAGCTGTCGTAGAAACTCAGGTGTTTGCCGCTTTCAAAGACTATTTGAAAGCTTATTTAGATTTCGTGGAGCAAGCAGAAGCTGTAACAGATTCCCAAAGTTTAGTAGCCATTGAGCAAGCCCAACTGCGATACCTGCGATATCGGGCTGAAAAAGACCCAGCGCGAGGGATGTTTAAACGCTTCTATGGTGCAGAATGGACTGAGGAGTATATCCACGGATTTTTATTTGACCTAGAGAGAAAATTAACAGCTATTAACTAG
- a CDS encoding phycobiliprotein lyase: MHIIPPLTMIDFFRKSEGTWFTERAVHHFDSAADESGESNLIIKVMEKDDPKVQEVCKAQGIDPSKATSGASFAWQANLDTRLPNTDNAAILVDVPDETRRSGKLIRNQGYVESIPVVSRYHFADDGVLTIDTDYDNNQGQERCWFVTDDFRVRVSTVRMMNGINLMTYCSERRCVSQEVLEQMIGRNHARR, from the coding sequence ATGCATATAATACCGCCTTTGACAATGATCGACTTCTTCCGTAAAAGTGAAGGTACATGGTTTACGGAACGCGCCGTTCATCATTTTGACTCGGCGGCGGATGAGTCGGGGGAGTCGAATTTGATTATAAAAGTTATGGAAAAGGACGATCCGAAAGTCCAAGAAGTTTGTAAAGCCCAAGGCATAGATCCTAGTAAAGCAACAAGCGGTGCTAGCTTTGCATGGCAGGCTAACCTAGATACCAGGCTACCGAATACCGATAATGCGGCGATTTTGGTTGATGTTCCCGACGAAACGAGGCGTTCTGGAAAACTGATTCGCAACCAAGGCTATGTTGAGAGCATTCCGGTTGTGAGCCGATATCACTTTGCCGATGATGGAGTGCTGACGATTGATACTGACTATGATAATAATCAAGGTCAGGAACGTTGTTGGTTTGTTACGGATGATTTTCGTGTCAGAGTCAGTACAGTACGAATGATGAACGGAATCAACTTAATGACTTATTGTTCCGAGCGTCGCTGTGTTTCTCAAGAAGTCTTGGAGCAAATGATCGGTCGCAATCATGCTAGGCGTTAG
- a CDS encoding phycobilisome linker polypeptide, translating to MAFGPASRLGVALFEDTDPIDLWPNRSNEDVETVIRTVYKQVLGNAYVMESERLSVAESQLKRGEISVRGFVRQVGKSELYRSRFFDSTPRYRAIELNFRHFLGRAPLDLEETRTHSTILDTKGFEGEIDSYLDSDEYQETFGENIVPYIRGYKTEAIESLVQFTHLFQLVRGSSSSSLKGDLAGKQPKLNSLLIQSTPTPVVSPASKGATFRNPTSTPRTRQGVGSGDDGKVYRIEVTGYKANVVNNISKYRRSNQVFFVPYNKLSQEYQRINQQGGTIASITPVN from the coding sequence ATGGCTTTTGGACCAGCATCACGATTAGGGGTCGCTCTGTTTGAAGACACCGATCCCATTGATCTGTGGCCAAATCGCTCTAATGAAGATGTTGAAACCGTAATTAGAACTGTCTACAAGCAAGTTCTAGGCAATGCTTATGTAATGGAGAGTGAGCGGCTTTCTGTTGCGGAATCCCAACTAAAACGGGGTGAAATTAGCGTTCGCGGGTTTGTGCGTCAAGTCGGGAAGTCGGAACTTTACCGTTCGCGGTTTTTTGATAGCACGCCTCGCTATCGGGCGATTGAATTAAATTTTAGACATTTCCTTGGTCGTGCACCATTGGATTTAGAAGAAACGCGTACACACAGCACTATTCTGGATACGAAGGGCTTTGAGGGTGAGATTGATTCTTATCTAGACAGCGACGAATACCAAGAAACTTTTGGGGAAAACATTGTGCCTTATATTCGAGGCTACAAAACCGAAGCTATCGAGAGTTTGGTTCAGTTTACCCACTTATTCCAACTGGTACGTGGTTCCTCTAGCAGCAGCCTCAAAGGTGACTTAGCTGGCAAACAACCAAAATTAAACAGTTTGCTAATTCAAAGCACGCCTACTCCTGTGGTTTCACCAGCCAGCAAGGGCGCTACATTCCGCAACCCAACATCTACTCCTCGCACTCGTCAGGGTGTGGGATCTGGTGATGATGGTAAGGTCTACCGGATTGAAGTCACTGGCTACAAGGCAAATGTGGTAAATAACATTTCCAAATATCGCCGCAGTAACCAAGTCTTTTTCGTGCCTTACAATAAGCTTTCACAAGAGTATCAGCGAATTAACCAACAGGGCGGTACGATCGCTAGTATTACCCCCGTCAACTAA
- a CDS encoding pentapeptide repeat-containing protein codes for MTNSEIQLITSVRPSPTPEILTALKAGTPVDSIDLYQFNLREVDLQQANLSKAKLLGADLSEVVLSNVDLSGADLRGANLRGADLSGANLQGAYLNRADLQQANLSGANLEAAKLQVARYDSQTRWPEKYNYKASGAVGPGANLNGAFLNTASLRDADLQGANLRGAYLSGADLTGANLQGAYLSGADLTKAYLTGACLRNARLTGADLRDTDLRATDLSDAEMENLLSIAGADFTLAQGLTEATKAMLSSRPYSELDAWNAYTRTTTRESLSA; via the coding sequence ATGACAAATAGTGAAATTCAACTTATTACAAGCGTTCGCCCCAGTCCAACTCCAGAAATCTTAACAGCCCTCAAAGCCGGAACCCCTGTGGATTCGATAGATTTGTACCAATTCAATCTCAGGGAAGTCGATTTACAACAAGCTAACTTGAGTAAAGCCAAGCTATTAGGAGCCGACCTCAGTGAGGTGGTATTAAGTAATGTCGATTTGAGTGGGGCTGATTTACGAGGCGCTAATCTGCGAGGAGCCGATTTGAGTGGGGCTAATTTACAGGGAGCCTATTTAAACCGTGCTGATCTCCAACAAGCAAATCTCAGTGGTGCAAATTTGGAGGCAGCCAAACTCCAAGTAGCGCGTTATGATTCACAAACGAGATGGCCCGAAAAATATAACTACAAAGCTTCTGGAGCGGTAGGGCCGGGTGCTAATCTCAATGGTGCTTTTCTCAATACAGCTTCTTTACGAGATGCAGATTTACAAGGTGCTAATCTGCGTGGAGCTTACCTAAGTGGTGCTGACTTGACAGGAGCCAATTTGCAAGGTGCTTATTTGAGCGGCGCTGATTTGACAAAAGCTTATTTGACAGGGGCTTGCTTGCGAAATGCTCGATTGACAGGAGCCGATTTACGGGATACAGACCTGCGAGCAACCGATCTCAGTGATGCAGAGATGGAGAATCTTCTAAGTATCGCTGGGGCAGATTTTACTCTTGCTCAAGGACTCACAGAAGCAACTAAAGCCATGCTTTCCAGCCGTCCATATTCAGAACTAGACGCTTGGAACGCCTATACCCGCACAACAACTCGTGAAAGTTTGAGTGCTTGA
- a CDS encoding HEAT repeat domain-containing protein, with protein sequence MEIHKIQTELKNPDFHYRLKAIAALKDYESEVAVPLLTSKLHDSEFLVRSFVARGLGNQQSAESFAALMQIMKFDDTPNVRAEAANSLSLFGRVAVSHLVLAYYQDDHWLVRRSILAAIAEMDCPEELFDICVQGLKDEDFTVRESSVDALGLLANSSQHTAALSQILMLVNDQSWRMRVRVSYALKRFDEPEAKAALNQLRQDQDHRVVGAALEDLLPQ encoded by the coding sequence ATGGAAATCCATAAAATCCAAACTGAACTGAAGAACCCAGATTTTCACTATCGTTTGAAGGCGATCGCTGCCCTCAAAGATTATGAATCAGAAGTTGCAGTTCCTCTGCTTACCAGTAAACTTCATGACTCAGAATTTTTGGTGCGTTCTTTTGTGGCTAGGGGTTTGGGTAATCAACAATCGGCGGAATCTTTTGCGGCTTTGATGCAAATTATGAAATTTGATGATACTCCCAATGTGCGGGCTGAGGCGGCAAATTCTTTATCGCTATTTGGCAGAGTCGCAGTTTCTCATCTAGTTTTGGCATATTATCAGGATGACCACTGGCTAGTTAGGCGGAGCATTTTAGCTGCGATCGCTGAAATGGATTGCCCTGAAGAACTATTTGATATATGCGTTCAGGGTTTAAAAGATGAGGATTTCACAGTTCGGGAATCTTCTGTTGATGCACTTGGCTTACTAGCTAACTCTAGCCAACATACTGCGGCATTATCCCAAATACTAATGTTGGTGAATGATCAATCTTGGCGGATGCGCGTGCGAGTTAGCTATGCTCTCAAACGATTTGACGAACCAGAAGCCAAAGCAGCCCTGAACCAACTCAGACAGGATCAGGATCACCGAGTTGTCGGAGCTGCTTTAGAAGACCTGTTGCCACAATAG